The following nucleotide sequence is from Halomonas chromatireducens.
CCCGGCTGGAGAAGTACCGTCTCGGCCCCGGCATCCTTGCACTGGGATACCGCTTCCTGGCCAATCAAGGCATCCGAGAAATCGCCCGTCCCTTCATGCAGCATCTGGCAGAAGCCACCGACTGCAATGTCAGCCTGGGCGCCGCCGACAAGACCTCGATGATGTACATCGAAAGCTGCCACGGCAGTGGGCCGCTGATCATGCGACTCGACGTGGGATCAAGACTGCCAATGGCGACAACGGCGATCGGTCGTGCCTGGCTATGCGGCTTGCCCGCCGGCCGTCGCGAAGCCATGCTGGCCGAACTCGCCGAGCTTCACGGCAGCGACTGGCCGGTCCTTGAGGCCGACATCAAGCGAAGCCAGGAGGATTACGAGCGCTACGGTTTTTGCCTCTCCGAAGGTGACTGGCAGTCACAGATCAGTGCGGTTGCCACGCCGCTGATCCTCGAGGATGGCGCTGAAGTCATGGCGATCAACTGCGGGGGCGCCTCGCACCGCCTCAGCCACCAGGTTCTGGTCGAGAACCTGGGGCCACGGTTGAAGCAGGTGGCGCAGCAGATTCTGGGTGAGCTGCAGCACGGTGGCTGATATCAACCGCGGGTAAGCCAGCCGTGGAAAACGCTTGGACAGAGCGTGGCGCACCGGCTGGTGCAGGCTGTCACGCCCAGCTGCATAAGGGTATAGTGATATCTCAGCATCATTGCAGCCAACTCCAGGGAATGACAGGCGACTCGCGATGCCCCATACCGCTCCACGACCCGGTAACCTGGAACAGGATGCCGGCAGGCTTCGCGCCACCGGCGACTGGACCTTGCCTCACCATCAACGACTTCGAAAGGCCATTGGTGAGAAGCGACCCGGCCATGCCACGGATGTGCAGGACCTTGACCTGGAGGAGCTGGGCGAACTCGACACTTCCGGTGCAGTGCTGCTGGTCGAGCTGATCGGGCCGGAGCGTATGCTCGAGGTGGCCCATTGGGCGCCCAACCAGCCTGCGGAACGTCATGCCTTGCTGTTGGCCGTAGCCGGCGCCATGCCCCACGCGGCACCGCTTTCCCCTCGCACCCGCTCTCCTGTCCTCGCAGCGCTGGGGGAGATCGGTCGAATCATTGAGAACCTGGCGAGGCAACAGATCCAGCTGCTTGGCTTCATTGGTCTCACCCTGAGCAGCCTGGGTGCATTACTGCTGATGCCCTGGCGTTGGCGTGTCACCGCCTTGGTCTCCCATATCCAGCAGACCGGCCTCAACGCCATCCCTATCGTCGCCCTGCTCACCTTTCTGGTCGGTGCCGTCGTGGCCTTCCTCGGCGCCACGGTACTTCGCGACTTCGGTGCCACCATCTTTACCGTCAACCTGGTGGCCTACTCCTTTCTGCGCGAATTCGGCGTCCTGCTGGCCGCCATCATGCTGGCAGGCCGAACGGCAAGCGCCTTCACCGCCCAGATCGGCTCGATGAAAGCCAACGAGGAGATCGACGCCCTGCGCGCCCAGGGGCTGAGCCCCATGGAGTTGCTGGTCTTGCCTCGGGTCCTGGCAATGATGATCAGCCTGCCGATTCTCGCTTTTATCGGCATGCTCAGCGGCATCGCGGGGGGCGCGATGGTCTGTGTTCTGGCGCTGGACATCTCGCTGACACAGTTCCTCGATATCCTGCAGCGCGACATCCCCCTGCGACATCTGCTGGTTGGCCTTGGCAAGGCGCCGATCTTTGCCTTCTTGATCGCGGTCATTGGCTGCCTGGAGGGCTTCAAGGCCAGCGGCAGCGCCCAGTCCGTCGGCGAGCACACCACGTCGAGCGTGGTACAGTCCATTTTCATGGTCATCCTGATCGATGCCCTGGCGGCCATGTTCTTCATGGAGATGGGCTGGTGAGTCCTCCCGTAGCGACAGTCGTCGAAGTACGCGGCCTGATCAATCGATTCGGCGCTCATGTGGTACACGAAGACCTTGACCTCGATATCCGACGCGGTGAGATACTCGGTATCGTGGGCGGTTCGGGTACCGGCAAGTCTGTTCTACTGCGCAGTATCATTGGATTGAAGCAACCGGACGGTGGCAGCATTCAGGTCTTCGGCCAGGACCTGCAACGGCTACCCGCCAGTCAGCGCTCACGGCTGGAGCGACGCTTCGGCGTGATGTTCCAGCGTGGCGCCCTGTTCACCTCGCTCAACTTACAGGAAAACGTGGCCCTGCCCCTGATCGAACATGCCGGCCTGTCTCGCGCCGATGCCGAGCATCTCGCCCGGGTCAAGCTGGCACTGGCGGGGCTGCCGCCGGAGGCCGCCCTATTGGCCCCCGACGCGCTGTCCGGAGGCATGACGAAGCGAGCGGCCCTGGCGCGGGCGCTCGCACTGGACCCGGAAGTGCTTTTCCTCGATGAGCCTACTGCCGGCCTGGACCCCATCGGAGCAGCGGCGTTCGACCAGTTGCTGATGACCCTGCGCGATGCCCTGGGCTTCAGCGTATTCCTGGTCACTCACGATCTGGATACGCTATATACCGCCTGCGACCGGGTCGCGGTGATTTCCCGGAAGCGGGTTCTTGTCGCCGATGACCTGGCGACGGTCGAAGCCACTGACGATGACTGGATACGCGACTACTTTCATGGCCCCAGGGGCCGAGCGGCCAGTCAAGCCGCACAGCGGTTGGAGGAGCGGTGATGGAAACACGAGCACACCACGTCGTGATCGGCCTGTTCACCTTGCTGGCATTGGCCGGCGGCCTGCTGTTCGCTCTGTGGATGACCCAGAGCACTGGCGACCGGGAGTTCATTCACTATGAAGTCTTCTTCGATCGAAGCGTCAGCGGCCTAGCGGAAGGCAATGCCGTGGAGTACAGCGGCGTTCGGGTTGGCGAGGTCACCGACCTGCGCCTCGACCCGCAAGACCCTCGCAACGTGCTGGCACAAATCCGCGTCGAACAGCGTGTTCCCATTCGCCACGATACCCGGGCTCGGCTGGCGCTGGCCAACATCACCGGCAGCATGTCGATTCAGCTGCATGGCGGTACGCCGGAGAGCCCGCTTCTGATCGCCGCACCGGAAGCGCCCCCGCCCCGCATCATCGCCGACCCCTCACCATTGAGCGCCCTGCTCGGTGACGGCGAAGAGATTCTTGGCAACGTCAACCGCGTGCTCGATCGACTCGAGGCCCTGCTGTCCGAGGAGAACACCGATAGCATTCAGAACATTCTGGCAAACCTGGAACGGACCACCGCCAGCTTGGCGCGCGTCGGCGACGCCCCCAGCCGACTGGTTTCCCAAATGGAATCGCTGTCCGCAGAAGGCGTCGAGGCCCTTGAAGAGATACGCACGTTCATCGAGCGGGCCGGAGGCATGCTTGGGGGTCAGGGTGAAGAGATCATGGATGGTGCCCGACAGACCACCGCCAGCCTTGCCCGCACGGCCGAGCAGATGGAAAACCTCCTCGGTGCCAACCAGGGGGCTCTGGAAAGCGGCATACGGGGCATTGAAGGATTAGGTCCAGCGACGGTCGAGCTGCGCAATACGCTAAACACACTCAACCGCGTCATACGCCGCCTGGAGGATAACCCGACAGACTTTCTGCTGGGACGTGACAACGTCGAGGAGTTCACACCGTGAGGACAAGGCCTTGTTACGCCGGTTTTCTCGCTTTCGCCGCCGCGGGGCTGCTCTCGGCCTGCACCCTCATGCCCGCCGGTGATCCTGTCAGGCTCTATGACCTGCCCGCCAACCCCTTGGAGAACCGGCGACAGGCCGAGGCTCCCGCAGACGGCGTCACTCTGCGCCTGGCAACACCCAATGCCGGCGGCCTCCTGGACGGGTCGCGTATTGTCGTAGTGCCGACCCCCAACCAGCCTCAGGTCTATCAGGGCGCACGGTGGGCGGATGCCACGCCCGTGCTGATGCGTAATCGACTCATCGATGCCTTCCAGGAGGATGGCCGAATCACTCGCCTGATTCATGCCGACACGCCGCTCTCGGCCGATCTGGAACTCACCAGCGATTTGCGTGCATTCCAAAGCGAATATCATGGCGGTCACCCGGAAGCCGTCATTCGATTGGATGCACGCCTGATCGATTCCCGCTCCCGTCAGCTTCTGGGCAGCCAGCGTTTCACCCATCGCCAAGCCGCAGCGGGTACAGACCTCGCCGCGGTGGTCGATGCGTTTGGCCAGGCAGCGGACCAGCTGGCCCAGGAGCTGGTCGACTGGACGACGGGCCAGGTGGCCGAGCGGCATGAAAGGTAAGTATTGGGTCCGTAACATCCACGTCTTACTGCAATAAAGGACACTTTCTTCAATAAAAGACATTTGGGTTGAATACCCGACCATTACCGTCTCGATCCCGATTGGTTATCATGCTCTGCAAAAGCAAGGATGATCGATGATGGACACAAGCCCACGACAGAATCTTGGCATCAGCGCCTACAGCTGGCTGAAACATGACATTACGCGGGGCGTCTTCCAACCCGGCGAGAAGTTGTTGATGAGCCGCCTCAAGGAGCGCTACGACCTGGGAATCGGCCCCCTGCGCGAAGCCTTGTCCCAACTGGTCGCCGAACGCCTTGTGGTGGCCATCAGTCAGCGTGGCTACCGGGTCGCACCGATGTCACTGGCCGAGCTGGCAGACCTCTATGACGCCCGAGCCCAGCTCGAGGGACTGATCCTGAAGCTGGCCATCGAACGCGGTGACGACAGCTGGGAGGCAGAGATCCTCGCCAAGGCGCATACCCTGTCCAAGGTAATGGAGGTCAACACCCCCGATGAACTGCTGGATATCTGGGATACCCGCCACAAGGCCTTTCATACCGCCATTGCCAGCGGCTGTCGCTCTCCCCACCTGCTGCAGGTCCGCGAGAGCCTGTTCGATCAGGTAGAGCGTTATCGTCATCTCTGGCTACGCGAGACGGTTTTTTCCGAAGCAGCCCTGGAACGCAAGCGCCGGGAGCATGCAGCACTGGTCGATGTGATCCTGGAGCGCAAGGCCGGGCCAGCGGCCGACATGATGCGCGAGCACCTGATGACACCGGTACCAATCATTACCGAGGTCATGCAGCGTCGTGGCCTGGCGTAAGCCCCTGCCCCAACAGCCCTGGCATCGCGCTGTCATGATGCGGTCACGAAAGAAAGACATCATCGACAGGCACTCTCAGTGGGTGACAAGGCGGCACTCGCCTTTTATCTTTAAGCCAATACCGGTCTACCGGCCTGTCCCAGCATGATGCTGACCGACGGGACTATGGAGAGATGATGCCATGCCACATCTACTGCGCTTTCCCCGAGAAACCGAGTCCCGACTTGAGCAGCTCTGCCTGCAGACCGGCTTGAGCAAAGCCGAGCTTATCGAGCGCTGCCTCGGCATCGGCATGGACGATCTCGAGGCCCAGGCGGGAAAGGCGAAGGCGAGTAATACCAGTGCGGCAAACAGTGTCTTTATCATTGTCGATATCTCCTTTGAACGCAGCCGGTCGGCTGGTCCGAATGGATAGGCAGTGCCCAGACCGGAGCNGCTGTGACTTGGATTGGGCACCGACCAGCGAGGCGACCTTGGAGCCCGACTTGAACAGCATGACGGTGGGAACGCCACGAACGCCCTGTTCGGCGGCGATTTCCGGGGCGTCATCGACATTAATGCTGACTACCTTGAGATTGCCGGAACGCTCCTCGGCAACCTCGTCGATCACCGGTGCCATGACCTTGCAGGGGCCACACCAGGGGGCCCAGAACTTCAGCAGCACGGGTTGGTCTGCCTTCAGGACTTCCTGCTCGAAGTTGGCATTGGTGACATCGACGTTGTTGGCCATGTGATTCTCCAGTTACGTTGCGCTGCATCGAGCGGGTCGAAATGACACGCCAGGGCGTGTCCGGTCGGCTGATGTTAGCGGTCGACCGGGTCGCTGGCAAATGGGATCAGTGGCGGTTTTCTTTTATGCCATTTAGTGCTTACATGGTGCTGTTTTATTCTCGGCTGTGAAATGGCCCGCTGGGCGGTAGAGGGGGAGGCATAAGATGAAACTTCAGCAGCTGCGCTATGTATGGGAAGTGACCCGCCACAATCTCAATGTCTCGGCTACGGCACAGAGCCTCTATACCTCACAGCCGGGCATCTCCAAGCAGATCCGCCTGCTGGAGGATGAGCTGGGTGTCGAGATATTCGCCCGCAGCGGCAAGCATCTGACCCGAGTCACCCCGGCGGGGCAGGCCATCGTCGATCTGGCAGGCCAGGTGTTGCGGCTGGCCGAGAACATCAAGCAGGTGGCCCAGGAGCACAGCGATGAGCGGCGTGGAAGCCTCTCCATCGCCACGACTCATACCCAGGCACGCTATGCGCTGCCACCGGTCATTGGCGAGTTCACCCGCAAATATCCCGACGTGGCGCTGCACATGCAGCAGGGCACGCCCAAGCAGATCGCACAGATGGTCAGCGATGGCCAGGCCGACTTCGCCATCTGTACCGAGGCGCTGGAACTGTTCAACGATCTGGTGCTCCTGCCGTGCTATCGCTGGAACCGCTGTGTGCTGGTTCCACGTGGCCACCCGCTGGCAGAGTCCGGTGAGCTGACCCTGGAGCGCCTGGCCGAGCAGCCGTTGGTGACTTACGTCTTCGGCTTCACCGGGCGTTCCCAACTGGACGATGCCTTCCGGGCCAGAGGGCTTTCCCCCAATGTGGTACTGACGGCGGCCGATGCCGATGTGATCAAGACCTATGTCCGCCTGGGCCTGGGTGTGGGCATCGTGGCGCACATGGCGGTGGATCCCGAACTGGATGACGACCTGGTCGCAGTCGAGGCAGGGCACCTGTTCGAGAGCTCCGTCACCAAGATCGGGATTCGTCGCGGCACTTTCATGCGCGGCTACATGTATGAATTCGTCAAGGGCTTTGCCGGCCATCTCGAGCGTGACCTGGTCGATGCCGCCCTGGCGGCAGGACCACGCCACGAAGATGGCCTGTTCAAGGATATCGAGCTACCGGTTCGCTAGGCCGTGTTCAAAACCGATGCCCTCGGCTAGCGGTCAACGCACTCAATGTTGCAAGTGCAGGCCGCATTCGCGTTTCTCATCCACCTTGGTGGGGTCGAAATAGTCGAAGTTGTCGGGCAGGTCATGGTCCAGTAGATAGTTGTACATATCCTTGGCACTCCAGTGCAGCAACGGCGATACCTTCAGCAGGCCATTGGCATTGCGGCTTACGGGTGCCATGAGAGCCCGTTCGGGGGTGTCTTCGGCACGCAGTGCCGTGAACCAGACATCCGGTGCCATTTCACTCAATGCACGTTCGAAAGGCTCCAGCTTCACCTCCCGGGTGAAGGCCTCGTGGCGCGGGTCTTCGATGCCCGGCATTGGGCCTTCCACGGCTTCTCGGTGTGCCCGGGAGCGTCGCGGCAGGTAGCTGACCAGATTGAGGTCGAGGCGCTTGACCAGTTCGTCGGCAAAGCGATAGGTGGCCTCTGTGTTGTATCCGTTGTCCATCCAGACGATGGGAATCGATGGCATATGGCGCGTCACCATATGCAGGATGACGGCTTCGAAGGGGCGGAAGTTGGTGGTGCAGATGGGCCGCTTGCCCTGCTCCAGTGCCCAGCGAATGAGAGCATCGGGTTCATTGCCGTGTTCGGCATTGATCACGTCGAGGGGTGAGGCCATGGGAGACTCCAGTGTCTTTGAGTGTCGTTGGCCACACCCTACCAAAGCCTGCAGATTCGCCCCCAATACCATTTCATTGGATAGATATATCCAAAAGATCAAAAAAATGCACCCGTTATTCCAAGTTGTGCTGAGGCTCGGCAGTCAGCGCTGTCATCAGGTGCCGAATCTTGTCCAGCGTCTCGGTGTACTCGTCATTCACGTCGGAATCCGCCACCAGTCCACCACCGCCCCATAGATGCAGCCTGCCGGCATCGGCGACCGCGGTGCGAATGGCGATGGACGTGTCCATGCGCCCGCGAACGTCCACATAGCCCAGGCTGCCGCAGTAGACACTGCGCCTGCTGGGCTCCAGCTCATCGATGATCTGCATGGCGCGGACCTTGGGTGCCCCGGTAATCGAGCCGCCGGGAAAAGCCGCTGCCAGCAGGTCGAGCGGGCGCTTTCCGGCGGCCAGCTCGCCACACACGATGCTGACCAGGTGGTGAACGTTGGCGTAGCTTTCCAGCCCGCAGAGCTGGGGGACCCTGACGCTGCCCGGGCGGCATACCCGGCCCAGGTCGTTGCGCAGCAGGTCGACGATCATCACGTTCTCGGCGCGGTCCTTGAGGCTGATGGAGAGTGCCTCGGCCAGGCGGAGGTCCTCTTCCGGCGTCGCTCCGCGTGGGCGGGTGCCCTTGATCGGGCGGGTCTCGACGAGGCCCTCTTCATCGCACAGCAGGAAGCGCTCGGGCGAGAGCGAGAGGATGGCCTGCTCATCCCAGGCCAGATAGCCGGAAAAGGGGGTCGGTGTGGCAAGCCGAAGGCGCTGGTAGGCCGCCCACAGGTCGCCGGCGAAGGGCGCGCTGAAGCGCTGGGCGGTGCCAGCGTCCCGATGGCCCACACCACCCGGCTAGGTGAACTGGAGCAAGGACATCAGGATGTCGGCTGCTGCTTAAGTCGATACAGCACCTTATCCGGGTGCCCGTCATCGTCGGTGTAGACCACAAAGGCCTTGTAGTGATCGAAGAAGGTGCCGGTGAAGANCTTCTCCAGCGCCGCGCCGCCGGCCGAGGGCGAGCGGCTGTTCCACTACCTGCTCGACCGCGCCCGGGCGGCCTGGCCGAAGGTCGCCTGCGGCGAGTTCGCATCCACCTATGCAGTGTTGGGGGGCTCTCGGGACTCATCGGTTCGGCACCTCGTCCGCAACGGCCGACAGTTCGTGACCCTGGCACGATCAGCGGCCCAGAGCAGCATGTAGCGGGGAGAGGTTGAGGCCGCGCGCCGTGAATGCCATGAAGCGGCTGGGCAGGTCGGCCACGATGCGCTTTGCCTCCGCGTCGGTCTCTACCCGGGCGAAGACGCAGGCACCGGTGCCCGTCAGCATGGTCGG
It contains:
- a CDS encoding IclR family transcriptional regulator, translated to MNKPAPLDDDQAALAKDRNFVTALARGLELLRAFGAGEEYLGNAELSSRTGIPRPTVSRLTYTLTQLGYLRHNARLEKYRLGPGILALGYRFLANQGIREIARPFMQHLAEATDCNVSLGAADKTSMMYIESCHGSGPLIMRLDVGSRLPMATTAIGRAWLCGLPAGRREAMLAELAELHGSDWPVLEADIKRSQEDYERYGFCLSEGDWQSQISAVATPLILEDGAEVMAINCGGASHRLSHQVLVENLGPRLKQVAQQILGELQHGG
- a CDS encoding MlaD family protein; translated protein: METRAHHVVIGLFTLLALAGGLLFALWMTQSTGDREFIHYEVFFDRSVSGLAEGNAVEYSGVRVGEVTDLRLDPQDPRNVLAQIRVEQRVPIRHDTRARLALANITGSMSIQLHGGTPESPLLIAAPEAPPPRIIADPSPLSALLGDGEEILGNVNRVLDRLEALLSEENTDSIQNILANLERTTASLARVGDAPSRLVSQMESLSAEGVEALEEIRTFIERAGGMLGGQGEEIMDGARQTTASLARTAEQMENLLGANQGALESGIRGIEGLGPATVELRNTLNTLNRVIRRLEDNPTDFLLGRDNVEEFTP
- a CDS encoding ABC-type transport auxiliary lipoprotein family protein, with the protein product MRTRPCYAGFLAFAAAGLLSACTLMPAGDPVRLYDLPANPLENRRQAEAPADGVTLRLATPNAGGLLDGSRIVVVPTPNQPQVYQGARWADATPVLMRNRLIDAFQEDGRITRLIHADTPLSADLELTSDLRAFQSEYHGGHPEAVIRLDARLIDSRSRQLLGSQRFTHRQAAAGTDLAAVVDAFGQAADQLAQELVDWTTGQVAERHER
- a CDS encoding MlaE family ABC transporter permease, which produces MPHTAPRPGNLEQDAGRLRATGDWTLPHHQRLRKAIGEKRPGHATDVQDLDLEELGELDTSGAVLLVELIGPERMLEVAHWAPNQPAERHALLLAVAGAMPHAAPLSPRTRSPVLAALGEIGRIIENLARQQIQLLGFIGLTLSSLGALLLMPWRWRVTALVSHIQQTGLNAIPIVALLTFLVGAVVAFLGATVLRDFGATIFTVNLVAYSFLREFGVLLAAIMLAGRTASAFTAQIGSMKANEEIDALRAQGLSPMELLVLPRVLAMMISLPILAFIGMLSGIAGGAMVCVLALDISLTQFLDILQRDIPLRHLLVGLGKAPIFAFLIAVIGCLEGFKASGSAQSVGEHTTSSVVQSIFMVILIDALAAMFFMEMGW
- the cysB gene encoding HTH-type transcriptional regulator CysB, producing MKLQQLRYVWEVTRHNLNVSATAQSLYTSQPGISKQIRLLEDELGVEIFARSGKHLTRVTPAGQAIVDLAGQVLRLAENIKQVAQEHSDERRGSLSIATTHTQARYALPPVIGEFTRKYPDVALHMQQGTPKQIAQMVSDGQADFAICTEALELFNDLVLLPCYRWNRCVLVPRGHPLAESGELTLERLAEQPLVTYVFGFTGRSQLDDAFRARGLSPNVVLTAADADVIKTYVRLGLGVGIVAHMAVDPELDDDLVAVEAGHLFESSVTKIGIRRGTFMRGYMYEFVKGFAGHLERDLVDAALAAGPRHEDGLFKDIELPVR
- the csiR gene encoding DNA-binding transcriptional regulator CsiR, whose protein sequence is MDTSPRQNLGISAYSWLKHDITRGVFQPGEKLLMSRLKERYDLGIGPLREALSQLVAERLVVAISQRGYRVAPMSLAELADLYDARAQLEGLILKLAIERGDDSWEAEILAKAHTLSKVMEVNTPDELLDIWDTRHKAFHTAIASGCRSPHLLQVRESLFDQVERYRHLWLRETVFSEAALERKRREHAALVDVILERKAGPAADMMREHLMTPVPIITEVMQRRGLA
- a CDS encoding phosphoadenosine phosphosulfate reductase family protein; amino-acid sequence: MASPLDVINAEHGNEPDALIRWALEQGKRPICTTNFRPFEAVILHMVTRHMPSIPIVWMDNGYNTEATYRFADELVKRLDLNLVSYLPRRSRAHREAVEGPMPGIEDPRHEAFTREVKLEPFERALSEMAPDVWFTALRAEDTPERALMAPVSRNANGLLKVSPLLHWSAKDMYNYLLDHDLPDNFDYFDPTKVDEKRECGLHLQH
- a CDS encoding ABC transporter ATP-binding protein — encoded protein: MSPPVATVVEVRGLINRFGAHVVHEDLDLDIRRGEILGIVGGSGTGKSVLLRSIIGLKQPDGGSIQVFGQDLQRLPASQRSRLERRFGVMFQRGALFTSLNLQENVALPLIEHAGLSRADAEHLARVKLALAGLPPEAALLAPDALSGGMTKRAALARALALDPEVLFLDEPTAGLDPIGAAAFDQLLMTLRDALGFSVFLVTHDLDTLYTACDRVAVISRKRVLVADDLATVEATDDDWIRDYFHGPRGRAASQAAQRLEER